A stretch of Campylobacter showae DNA encodes these proteins:
- a CDS encoding TolC family protein, which yields MKKIYIFLSFCVFLGGSEVKFDGNLHELILAAQSSNLAQISNYEPQKAQLQKDAVKSAYMPSLTVEGGYSFLSGDINVLRPQRAATARAILELAVYDGGKREALLSSLSHLSAAEILKNEEYQNLLAFNATKLYFGFLSLGELATAKEGEINYLKNALNRLEKYYRAGLSDESEYEAVNARYAMALAERLEITQNQNEIKNQIYALTGRDIKPVAGSRIAFTDDDSTPQKSAKPELEALRLNFAAALEDEKITASETNPQIFIKNTYTFMRTHYDRNLLPAQYRSALEPYFDDFFKPNLNTNELILGFSWKAFDFGANKKRREIKRISALQAKLNLDQKRLQNELNLVNIKNDLKTLEQKIAAGESALNSAQTSLNAVSKKYEAGLLGYVEFLNATAQSFSAGSALELSKSKFEIKKAEYLYERGGKIAENIEKTERK from the coding sequence ATGAAAAAAATTTATATATTTTTGAGTTTTTGCGTTTTTTTAGGCGGTTCGGAGGTTAAATTTGATGGAAATTTACACGAGCTGATTTTGGCAGCGCAGAGCTCAAATTTGGCTCAAATTTCAAACTACGAACCGCAAAAAGCGCAGCTGCAAAAAGATGCCGTAAAGAGTGCGTATATGCCAAGCCTCACGGTTGAGGGCGGATACAGCTTTTTAAGCGGCGATATAAACGTCCTGCGCCCGCAAAGAGCCGCCACGGCAAGGGCGATTTTGGAGCTTGCCGTTTATGACGGCGGTAAAAGAGAAGCCCTGCTAAGCTCGCTTTCGCACCTTAGCGCGGCTGAAATTTTAAAAAACGAGGAGTATCAAAACCTGCTTGCGTTTAACGCGACTAAGCTCTATTTTGGTTTCTTGTCGCTGGGCGAGCTTGCGACCGCAAAGGAGGGCGAGATAAACTACCTAAAAAATGCGCTAAATAGGCTGGAAAAATACTACCGCGCGGGGCTTAGCGACGAGAGCGAGTATGAAGCGGTAAACGCTAGATACGCCATGGCGCTCGCCGAACGCCTCGAAATCACGCAAAATCAAAACGAGATAAAAAATCAAATTTACGCGCTAACGGGTAGAGATATAAAGCCTGTGGCGGGCTCTAGGATCGCGTTTACAGACGACGACTCCACGCCGCAAAAAAGTGCAAAGCCAGAGCTTGAGGCGCTTAGGCTAAATTTCGCCGCGGCCTTGGAGGATGAAAAGATAACCGCGTCCGAGACGAACCCGCAAATTTTCATCAAAAACACCTACACCTTTATGCGCACGCATTACGATAGAAATTTGCTGCCGGCGCAGTATAGAAGCGCGCTGGAGCCCTATTTCGACGACTTTTTTAAGCCAAATTTAAATACAAACGAGCTGATTTTGGGCTTTAGCTGGAAGGCGTTTGATTTTGGCGCGAACAAAAAGCGGCGCGAGATAAAGCGCATAAGCGCGCTGCAAGCGAAGCTAAATTTAGATCAAAAGCGCCTGCAAAACGAGCTAAATTTAGTAAATATCAAAAACGACCTAAAGACGCTCGAGCAAAAGATAGCCGCGGGCGAAAGCGCGCTAAACTCGGCGCAAACCTCGCTAAATGCCGTTAGCAAAAAGTATGAAGCCGGGCTGCTTGGATATGTAGAGTTTTTAAATGCGACTGCGCAGAGCTTTAGCGCAGGCAGCGCGCTGGAGCTAAGCAAGAGTAAATTTGAGATCAAAAAGGCGGAGTATCTATACGAGCGCGGCGGCAAAATCGCCGAAAATATCGAAAAAACGGAGCGCAAATGA
- a CDS encoding efflux RND transporter periplasmic adaptor subunit: MNKILLFLLSAAVALCAEDKIYASFDVAAAKDAQLALKAVGIVKTVNIEVGSAVKRGDVLLELENESEKLAVKLAQNDLESAQTAKAHAKSVLDKFKLVQSVSSKQAFENAEFDFKNAALAQNRAHLALNLAQKRLEDTRLLAPFDGTISGKSIEVGEGVGGVAQKLMSIFSYPDVKLKLSFDEKFKDRVKIGSEFIYKLDGQSEERRGKISLIYPTIDAKNGKIYAEVQARNLTPGLFGEGYIVSDSQEGVDAEPKNKDENKTSGLKFDGLDGFKNGEFACAKFDAEKTSLGVAWFLNLTLQTKSEINLNSNSACGVKFDAAAKNANLTKEAGDGLNLSHKQGGVNLNAEFDAAQILLADKRQTLFAKQGGRVNLTQKAVLAKAQNV, translated from the coding sequence ATGAATAAAATTTTACTATTTTTACTGAGCGCGGCGGTTGCGCTTTGTGCAGAGGATAAAATTTACGCGAGCTTTGACGTCGCGGCAGCAAAAGACGCGCAGCTCGCGCTAAAGGCCGTCGGTATCGTAAAGACCGTAAATATAGAAGTCGGCTCTGCGGTAAAGCGCGGCGACGTGCTACTCGAGCTTGAAAACGAGAGCGAAAAGCTAGCCGTAAAGCTCGCTCAAAACGACCTAGAGAGTGCGCAGACGGCAAAAGCCCACGCAAAAAGCGTGCTGGATAAATTTAAACTCGTTCAAAGCGTGAGCTCAAAGCAGGCTTTTGAAAATGCGGAGTTTGATTTTAAAAATGCAGCGCTAGCCCAAAACAGAGCGCATCTGGCGCTAAATTTGGCGCAAAAGCGGCTAGAAGACACGAGGCTACTAGCACCTTTTGACGGGACGATCTCAGGCAAGAGCATCGAGGTCGGCGAGGGCGTGGGCGGCGTAGCGCAAAAGTTGATGTCGATCTTTTCGTACCCGGACGTGAAGCTCAAGCTTAGCTTTGATGAGAAATTCAAAGACCGCGTTAAAATAGGTAGCGAATTTATCTATAAACTAGACGGCCAAAGTGAGGAAAGGCGCGGTAAAATCAGCCTCATCTACCCGACTATCGACGCTAAAAACGGCAAAATTTACGCCGAAGTGCAGGCGCGAAATTTGACGCCGGGGCTTTTTGGAGAGGGATATATCGTCTCAGACTCGCAGGAGGGAGTGGACGCCGAGCCTAAAAATAAGGACGAAAATAAAACGTCCGGGCTTAAATTTGACGGCCTTGACGGCTTTAAAAACGGCGAGTTTGCGTGCGCGAAATTTGACGCAGAAAAAACTAGCCTTGGCGTAGCTTGGTTTTTAAATTTGACGTTGCAAACGAAAAGCGAGATAAATTTGAACTCAAATTCGGCGTGCGGCGTTAAATTTGACGCCGCCGCGAAAAATGCAAATTTGACGAAAGAGGCGGGCGACGGATTAAATTTATCGCACAAACAAGGCGGCGTAAATTTAAATGCCGAATTTGACGCGGCGCAAATTTTACTAGCCGATAAACGCCAAACGCTTTTTGCAAAGCAGGGCGGACGGGTAAATTTGACGCAAAAGGCAGTTTTAGCGAAGGCGCAAAATGTATAA
- a CDS encoding efflux RND transporter permease subunit, with translation MYKLAINRPITTLMFFVALVFFGAMSLLRMPVNLFPEVVIPLIKITTYAPGDMSLIESRVTKKIEDEVSTIDGIKKIRSYTFNNLSIVMVEFNLKKNIDVAANDVRDKVAKAKLDAQPEIEKINSDSGKVASFFVSRKDENLTALMQAVKDEAKPFLQRVKGVGKVDDKGFLEPEIKIYLDPFKLDKYALTAASVINIIKSQNLKAPLGKLENSEFEIFLKSEFDAKSVRELEEIRLQKDVFLKDVARVELSHHDTDAVAMYNGKRGVLLDAIKVSGANTIETIDALKAKTDDLAARLGENYEVERVYEKSESILKHINQVKFDMMLGVALTVVIVFFFLRSFSATVIAALAIPASIVGTFFIIDVLGFDLNRLTLLALTLGIGIFIDDAIVVVENISKKMQEGESNPLKASFEGVREIAFSVLSISAVLLCVFVPIAFMEGIVGQYFNSFGMSVSGGIVVSFLVCIMLIPSLAARFLNEGKSKFYRVTEPFFEMLESGYERLLKLILRFKTAFVILTLGVLALCMSLAGKVGMDFLPVEDEGQFEIFLKASPGISVEAMSARASEVVREVDSDPHVEYSYMIAGYTDSKDAYKAKIYVRLKGFESRKERQTQIMDEYRKKLKFDDLSVKVLQIPYVDTGSDSEPVQLTITGDSLEKLDEILPKAIAMVRAIEGTTDVGSDNEDKINELQISVNKDKAKRLSVDPSAVAQVIYASFGQNRLGSFDNGDAQYDMILRFDDEYRKDAQALQKLKIKNAHGESISLSAVAEFKTSKTFSVINRFNKQRQIRIVANVDNVPLGAVQKGIDENIGQILPEGYDYVMTGFIEMMNDTNAAFVFTISLSVVLIYMILAALYESFVLPLIIMISMPLAFGGVAVGLYLSGNSFSLFVMVGAILLFGMVGKNAILVVDFANRYANEGVELNEAIVRAGVKRLRAILMTTFAMIFAMLPLALSRGAGYEGNSPMAISVISGLISSTLLTLLVVPALFGAVYKIDKFVSKIYKREEI, from the coding sequence ATGTATAAACTAGCCATAAATCGCCCGATTACGACGCTGATGTTTTTCGTCGCGCTCGTATTCTTCGGCGCGATGTCGCTTCTTAGGATGCCGGTAAATCTCTTTCCCGAGGTCGTCATCCCGCTGATCAAGATCACGACCTACGCGCCTGGCGACATGAGCCTCATCGAGAGCAGGGTCACTAAAAAGATCGAGGACGAGGTCTCGACGATAGACGGTATCAAAAAGATCAGGTCTTATACATTTAACAACCTCAGCATCGTCATGGTCGAGTTTAATCTCAAGAAAAACATCGACGTCGCCGCGAACGACGTGCGCGACAAGGTCGCAAAGGCAAAGCTCGATGCCCAGCCCGAGATAGAAAAAATCAACAGCGACAGCGGCAAGGTGGCGAGCTTTTTCGTTAGCCGCAAGGACGAAAATTTAACCGCGCTTATGCAAGCGGTCAAAGACGAGGCAAAGCCGTTTTTGCAGCGCGTAAAAGGCGTTGGTAAGGTCGATGATAAGGGCTTTTTGGAGCCTGAGATTAAAATTTACCTTGATCCTTTTAAACTCGATAAATACGCCCTAACCGCGGCCTCGGTCATAAATATAATCAAATCGCAAAATTTAAAAGCTCCGCTTGGCAAGCTGGAAAACAGCGAATTCGAGATATTTTTAAAGAGCGAATTTGACGCTAAAAGCGTGCGCGAGCTAGAGGAGATACGCCTACAAAAAGACGTGTTTTTAAAAGACGTCGCGCGCGTGGAGCTATCTCATCACGACACCGACGCCGTAGCGATGTATAACGGCAAGCGCGGAGTGCTGCTCGACGCTATAAAAGTAAGCGGCGCAAACACGATAGAGACGATAGACGCGCTCAAGGCTAAAACGGACGATCTAGCGGCAAGACTAGGCGAGAACTACGAAGTAGAGCGGGTTTATGAAAAGAGCGAAAGCATCCTAAAGCACATAAATCAGGTCAAATTTGACATGATGCTGGGCGTCGCGCTCACGGTCGTCATCGTTTTTTTCTTTTTGCGAAGCTTTAGTGCGACCGTCATCGCCGCGCTCGCGATCCCGGCTAGTATCGTGGGGACGTTTTTTATCATCGACGTTTTGGGCTTTGATCTAAACCGCCTCACGCTGCTGGCTCTCACGCTTGGTATAGGTATATTTATCGACGATGCGATCGTGGTCGTGGAAAATATCTCAAAAAAGATGCAAGAAGGCGAGAGCAACCCACTAAAAGCAAGCTTTGAGGGCGTGCGCGAGATCGCATTTAGCGTGCTTAGCATTAGCGCGGTGCTGCTTTGCGTGTTTGTGCCGATTGCCTTTATGGAGGGCATCGTAGGGCAATATTTTAACTCCTTTGGTATGAGCGTGAGCGGCGGTATCGTGGTGTCGTTTTTGGTTTGCATTATGCTGATACCTAGCCTGGCGGCGAGATTTTTGAACGAGGGCAAGAGTAAATTTTACCGCGTGACGGAGCCATTTTTTGAGATGCTCGAGAGCGGTTACGAGCGGCTTTTGAAGCTTATTTTGAGGTTTAAAACCGCGTTTGTTATCCTCACTTTAGGCGTGCTGGCTCTTTGTATGAGCCTAGCCGGCAAGGTCGGCATGGACTTTTTGCCCGTCGAGGACGAAGGGCAGTTTGAGATATTTTTAAAAGCAAGCCCGGGCATCTCGGTTGAAGCTATGAGCGCTAGAGCTAGCGAGGTCGTGCGCGAGGTAGATAGCGATCCGCACGTCGAGTACTCGTATATGATCGCTGGCTACACGGACTCAAAGGACGCGTACAAGGCTAAAATTTACGTCCGATTAAAGGGCTTTGAGTCGCGAAAAGAGCGCCAAACGCAGATAATGGACGAGTATAGAAAAAAGCTTAAATTTGATGACCTCAGCGTCAAAGTCCTGCAGATACCATACGTCGATACCGGTAGCGACAGCGAGCCTGTGCAGCTAACGATCACTGGCGATAGCCTGGAAAAGCTAGACGAAATCCTGCCAAAAGCCATCGCCATGGTGCGCGCGATAGAGGGCACGACGGACGTGGGCAGCGATAACGAGGATAAGATAAACGAGCTACAAATCAGCGTAAATAAAGACAAGGCCAAACGCCTAAGCGTCGATCCTAGCGCGGTGGCACAGGTGATATATGCGTCCTTTGGGCAAAATAGGCTTGGTAGCTTTGATAACGGCGACGCGCAGTACGATATGATACTGAGGTTTGACGACGAGTACCGCAAGGACGCGCAGGCGCTGCAAAAACTAAAGATCAAAAACGCTCACGGCGAGAGTATAAGCCTAAGCGCGGTGGCGGAGTTTAAGACGAGCAAGACCTTTTCCGTGATAAACCGCTTTAACAAACAGCGTCAGATCAGGATCGTCGCAAACGTGGATAACGTCCCGCTAGGCGCCGTGCAAAAGGGCATCGATGAAAATATCGGTCAAATTTTGCCTGAGGGCTATGATTACGTGATGACGGGCTTTATCGAGATGATGAACGACACGAACGCGGCCTTTGTATTTACGATCAGCCTTAGCGTCGTGCTCATCTATATGATCCTGGCCGCGCTTTACGAGAGCTTCGTGCTGCCGCTCATCATCATGATCTCGATGCCGCTGGCGTTTGGCGGCGTGGCGGTCGGGTTGTACCTTAGCGGTAACTCCTTTAGCCTATTTGTGATGGTCGGCGCGATCTTGCTTTTTGGCATGGTGGGCAAAAACGCGATTTTAGTTGTGGATTTTGCCAACCGCTACGCGAACGAGGGCGTGGAGCTAAACGAAGCCATCGTGCGAGCTGGCGTCAAAAGACTGCGAGCGATACTGATGACTACTTTTGCGATGATATTTGCGATGCTACCGCTTGCGCTTAGCAGAGGCGCGGGATACGAGGGCAACTCTCCTATGGCGATCTCGGTGATCTCGGGGCTCATTAGCTCGACGCTGCTAACGCTGCTGGTCGTGCCTGCGCTCTTTGGCGCGGTGTATAAGATAGATAAATTTGTGAGTAAAATTTATAAAAGAGAGGAAATCTAG
- a CDS encoding PepSY-associated TM helix domain-containing protein, translating into MNILDKKTMYKIHTYISLIFCIPLVIVCFTGSVLVYKDEINNILMPGVIYVADGNDKKRLKFDELREKIEKEYPHHEIVGWNIDTDPQKTDKIWLLKHGAGEKEWACVYLDAFSGEIKSDLVPHDSGFIGVITELHENLLLEKSGQILLGLTAIFAFLISISGFIVYRNFWANLLRLRFARMAVFMSDSHKFIGVFSTPVIFAVALSGAWWELRFMFMPPFDNSKFVIGPQIYDKNISIDALVQRAASDVPGFETHYVSFPFYEGANITLYGQKPSQSFLHNQYSSTVTYDKNSANLIDVKDIELASKTDKFLSTFRRAHYGDYNAATKFIWFLCGLAPLALSVSGIYLWIKRSNFKRRKR; encoded by the coding sequence GTGAATATACTTGACAAAAAGACGATGTATAAAATTCATACTTATATTTCACTCATATTTTGCATTCCGCTAGTTATCGTTTGCTTTACCGGTTCGGTTTTAGTTTATAAAGACGAGATAAATAATATTTTAATGCCAGGCGTCATCTATGTAGCAGACGGCAACGATAAAAAGAGGCTAAAATTTGACGAACTAAGAGAAAAAATAGAAAAAGAGTATCCGCATCACGAGATAGTAGGCTGGAATATCGACACAGATCCCCAAAAGACGGACAAAATTTGGCTGTTAAAGCACGGAGCGGGCGAAAAAGAGTGGGCGTGCGTGTATCTTGATGCATTTAGCGGAGAGATAAAAAGCGACCTCGTGCCGCACGATAGCGGATTTATCGGGGTTATTACCGAGCTTCACGAAAATTTGCTTCTTGAAAAAAGCGGTCAAATTTTGCTTGGACTAACGGCGATTTTTGCTTTTCTTATTTCGATTAGCGGCTTTATCGTTTACCGAAATTTTTGGGCGAATTTGCTACGCCTTCGGTTTGCGAGAATGGCGGTTTTTATGAGCGATTCGCACAAATTTATCGGCGTTTTTTCTACGCCCGTTATCTTTGCGGTCGCGCTTAGCGGGGCTTGGTGGGAGCTTAGGTTTATGTTTATGCCGCCTTTTGATAATTCTAAATTCGTAATCGGTCCGCAAATTTACGACAAAAATATCTCAATCGACGCCCTCGTGCAAAGAGCGGCTTCGGATGTGCCCGGATTTGAGACGCATTACGTTAGCTTTCCGTTTTATGAAGGCGCAAATATCACGCTTTACGGGCAAAAACCGAGTCAAAGCTTCCTGCATAACCAGTACTCAAGCACCGTTACTTACGATAAAAATAGCGCAAATTTAATCGATGTAAAAGATATCGAGCTAGCAAGCAAAACGGATAAATTTTTATCGACGTTTAGGCGCGCTCACTACGGCGACTATAATGCAGCGACCAAATTTATCTGGTTTTTGTGCGGTTTAGCTCCTCTTGCGCTTAGCGTTTCGGGGATTTATTTATGGATAAAAAGATCAAATTTTAAAAGGAGAAAAAGATGA
- a CDS encoding TonB-dependent siderophore receptor: MRNKILFSVAAINLLASVQILAAQNGENAAGKETLRAVEVTSEQRRDDVKYNAKELVKSTTRLDLTSRQTPQSLTVITEARLKDQNINDYQVLLRNIPGVTLNKWDERVYPTARGFKIDYYLLDSMPSFGGFSLGANDMSMLPYERVEVVKGANGLLAGAGNPAASLDFIRKRANSKELTGNFKLSAGSYDRYGVSGDVQTPVTADGNVRARASFMHEKSRSYMDYYNRKNTAIYGVVDADIMDSSWLSLGAFYQELKRHGIRWGGMPAFYKNDVRREFSKNEIFSQPWTRWDIKTFDVYADFRHYFENEASLNLSYSFRRANTDSNLLYYGGKVNLDGTGDVSGLSVYANKREENIHNVDAYVNLPYEAFSLPHEAVFGAMYNNYKKSSDNVSSYWNSRTTPAGLAYAARTRIDFNNLHLDDPKLPYADQNNADKTVQKAVYLANKFSITDELKFLLGARMSYYKYRITGGNGNRNFTQEITPYLGITYDIGENHTLYASYTSIFKPQTVKDINGKYLDPIQGKDYELGIKGDYFDGALSASFGVFKVVQDKLGAKTGQKIPGTTTDAYEAKKGVTSKGFEVDVNGEINQNLSLGLGLTHFNAKDADGKKFDTESSRTTANLFAKYSIADFRAGAGVQYKSKIYVGSGANEITQKAYTLANLMFGYKISKNFDIQLNIDNVFNKKYFEGIGNNKMVYGDPRTFNLGFTYSF; encoded by the coding sequence ATGAGAAATAAGATTTTGTTTTCGGTTGCGGCTATAAATTTGCTCGCGTCCGTTCAAATTTTAGCCGCTCAAAACGGCGAGAACGCAGCAGGCAAAGAGACGCTTCGTGCCGTCGAGGTAACTAGCGAACAAAGGCGCGACGACGTAAAATACAATGCTAAAGAGCTTGTAAAAAGTACCACGAGACTAGACCTCACCTCGCGCCAAACGCCTCAGTCGCTAACCGTCATCACCGAGGCTAGGCTAAAGGATCAAAATATCAACGACTATCAGGTGCTTTTGCGAAATATCCCGGGCGTCACGCTTAACAAGTGGGACGAGCGCGTATATCCTACGGCAAGAGGCTTTAAGATAGATTATTATTTGCTTGATTCGATGCCTAGCTTTGGCGGATTTAGCCTAGGCGCAAACGATATGAGCATGTTGCCGTATGAGCGCGTCGAGGTCGTAAAGGGCGCAAACGGCCTACTAGCGGGTGCAGGCAATCCGGCTGCTAGCTTAGATTTCATCCGAAAAAGAGCAAATTCAAAAGAATTGACGGGAAATTTCAAACTAAGTGCGGGCTCTTACGATAGATACGGCGTATCGGGCGACGTGCAGACTCCCGTAACTGCCGATGGTAACGTGCGAGCTAGAGCGTCGTTTATGCACGAGAAGTCTCGCTCGTATATGGACTACTATAACCGTAAAAACACCGCTATCTACGGCGTTGTTGATGCAGATATCATGGATAGCTCGTGGCTAAGCCTAGGCGCTTTTTATCAGGAGCTAAAGCGCCATGGCATACGCTGGGGAGGAATGCCTGCGTTTTACAAGAACGACGTTAGGCGCGAGTTTAGTAAAAATGAAATTTTCTCGCAGCCTTGGACTAGATGGGATATCAAGACTTTTGACGTTTATGCCGATTTTAGGCACTATTTTGAAAACGAAGCCAGCCTAAATCTCTCCTACTCCTTCCGCCGAGCAAATACGGACTCAAATCTACTCTACTACGGCGGCAAGGTAAATTTAGACGGTACGGGCGATGTTAGCGGACTTAGCGTCTATGCAAACAAACGCGAAGAAAATATCCACAACGTAGACGCCTACGTAAACCTGCCGTACGAAGCGTTTAGCTTGCCTCACGAGGCGGTTTTCGGCGCTATGTACAACAACTATAAAAAAAGCTCCGACAACGTCAGTAGCTACTGGAATAGCCGCACGACTCCGGCAGGCCTAGCCTATGCGGCGCGCACTAGGATAGATTTTAACAACCTGCACCTAGACGACCCGAAGCTACCTTACGCCGATCAAAACAACGCCGATAAAACGGTGCAAAAGGCCGTATATTTGGCTAATAAATTCTCAATCACGGACGAGCTTAAGTTTTTGCTGGGAGCCAGAATGAGCTACTATAAGTACCGCATCACGGGCGGTAACGGAAATAGAAATTTCACTCAAGAAATCACGCCGTATCTAGGCATCACGTACGATATCGGCGAAAACCACACGCTTTACGCTAGCTATACAAGCATCTTTAAACCCCAAACCGTAAAGGATATCAACGGCAAATACTTAGACCCGATCCAAGGCAAAGACTATGAACTCGGCATAAAGGGGGATTATTTTGACGGCGCGCTTTCGGCCTCATTTGGCGTATTTAAGGTCGTACAAGATAAACTAGGCGCAAAAACCGGACAAAAGATCCCAGGCACTACGACCGATGCTTACGAAGCTAAAAAAGGTGTAACGAGTAAGGGCTTTGAAGTAGACGTAAACGGAGAGATAAATCAAAATTTAAGCCTAGGTCTTGGTCTCACGCACTTTAACGCTAAGGACGCAGACGGTAAGAAATTTGACACCGAAAGCTCGCGCACTACGGCAAATCTGTTTGCCAAATACTCTATAGCGGACTTTAGAGCAGGTGCGGGAGTGCAGTATAAAAGTAAGATTTACGTCGGTAGCGGCGCAAACGAAATCACGCAAAAGGCCTACACACTGGCAAATTTGATGTTTGGCTACAAGATAAGCAAAAACTTCGACATTCAGCTAAATATCGACAACGTGTTTAACAAAAAATACTTCGAAGGCATCGGCAATAACAAGATGGTTTACGGCGACCCGAGAACGTTTAATCTAGGTTTTACGTATAGTTTTTAA
- a CDS encoding tetratricopeptide repeat protein: protein MKRAFFQAISHIAVFALVAAFASGCAAPKKATPAPPKPVTQSEIKNICDGKTPKECNDTGVKFENSKDYERAKLCYQKACDDNEGIACSNLGSLHQKLKSKEESEILTIFAKSCTLGNKYGCYNAANFYRLGRGTEHDFAAARRLYEKSCLKLNHAQSCSNLGGMYQFSLGVKTADSKTAKKFYKMGCEMGDEIGCRNLSLIGDE, encoded by the coding sequence TTGAAACGCGCTTTTTTTCAAGCTATCTCGCACATTGCCGTTTTTGCGCTGGTTGCGGCGTTTGCTAGTGGTTGCGCCGCGCCGAAAAAGGCAACCCCCGCACCGCCAAAGCCCGTTACGCAGTCTGAAATAAAAAACATCTGCGACGGCAAAACCCCAAAAGAGTGCAACGATACGGGCGTAAAATTTGAAAACAGTAAAGACTACGAGCGTGCAAAACTCTGCTATCAAAAAGCCTGCGACGATAACGAGGGTATCGCCTGTTCAAATCTAGGTTCGCTGCACCAAAAGCTAAAAAGCAAAGAGGAGAGCGAGATCTTGACGATATTTGCAAAGTCCTGCACGCTCGGCAACAAATACGGTTGCTACAATGCGGCTAACTTTTACCGCCTCGGGCGCGGCACGGAGCATGATTTTGCCGCAGCGCGCAGGCTTTATGAGAAATCGTGCCTAAAACTAAATCATGCTCAAAGCTGTTCAAATCTCGGCGGTATGTATCAGTTTTCGCTAGGCGTCAAAACCGCCGATTCTAAAACCGCAAAAAAATTTTACAAAATGGGCTGCGAGATGGGCGATGAGATAGGATGCAGGAACCTTTCGCTTATCGGAGACGAGTAA
- a CDS encoding sensor histidine kinase: protein MSERSAVIAKILSLYLITSALFLGYFFTNDYNMKKEALVSNEVKNLKEIKMGIYMKARMDGLGAVKSFTAEKDVRACIVAKSGQILYGEVGCAKFDDAQSSTVAADGKVTIFEALQNMDEDGADELATAKIALSGKDVTSELNLLRLRTVLNSLIVLGVIMIIAFYLAKTALAPLHAKIAGLNRFIKDSTHELNAPLSVILMSIETADKSSLSERNLKRINNIQTAAKTLSRTYEDLTYLSFGAERCAPKEELNLKDILNERLEFFAPFFAKRGLDLRLNLKDVLINANVYELKRAVDNLLSNAAKYANQGGYVAISLQDGELKISNTGEGLSKEQQDKIFERYTRFNEDQGGFGIGLNLVKRACENNAIVVTCESEPGKETTFTLRWKS from the coding sequence ATGTCTGAGCGCTCCGCCGTTATAGCCAAAATCCTCTCGCTTTATCTCATCACTAGCGCCCTATTTTTGGGGTATTTTTTCACGAACGACTACAATATGAAAAAAGAAGCCCTCGTCTCAAATGAGGTCAAAAACCTAAAAGAGATCAAGATGGGTATCTATATGAAAGCGCGTATGGACGGGCTTGGCGCGGTAAAAAGCTTTACCGCCGAAAAAGACGTCAGAGCCTGCATCGTGGCTAAAAGCGGTCAAATTTTATACGGTGAGGTGGGCTGCGCTAAATTTGACGACGCACAGAGTAGCACGGTCGCAGCAGACGGCAAGGTAACTATATTTGAGGCGCTGCAAAACATGGACGAAGACGGCGCGGATGAGCTAGCGACGGCAAAGATCGCGCTAAGCGGCAAGGACGTCACGAGCGAGCTAAATTTGCTACGGCTACGGACGGTATTAAATTCGCTCATCGTTTTAGGCGTCATCATGATAATCGCCTTTTATCTAGCAAAGACCGCACTAGCACCGCTTCACGCCAAGATCGCCGGGCTAAATCGCTTTATCAAAGACTCCACGCACGAGTTAAACGCGCCGCTTAGCGTGATACTCATGAGCATCGAAACGGCGGATAAAAGCAGCCTAAGCGAGCGAAATCTAAAGCGTATAAACAACATCCAAACCGCGGCTAAAACGCTAAGCCGCACCTACGAGGATCTTACGTATTTATCGTTTGGCGCCGAGCGTTGCGCACCAAAAGAGGAGCTAAATTTGAAAGATATTTTAAACGAACGGCTCGAGTTTTTCGCTCCATTTTTTGCTAAACGAGGGCTTGATTTAAGGCTAAATTTAAAAGACGTTCTTATAAACGCAAACGTCTACGAGCTAAAAAGAGCGGTGGATAATCTACTAAGCAACGCCGCAAAATACGCAAACCAAGGTGGCTACGTCGCGATTAGTTTGCAAGACGGCGAGCTAAAAATCTCAAATACCGGCGAGGGGTTAAGCAAAGAGCAGCAAGATAAAATTTTCGAGCGATACACGCGGTTTAACGAAGACCAAGGCGGATTTGGTATCGGGCTAAATTTAGTCAAAAGAGCCTGCGAAAACAATGCTATCGTCGTAACCTGCGAAAGCGAACCGGGTAAAGAAACGACCTTTACGCTTAGGTGGAAGTCTTAA